AGCTAAGTCCACAAACACTTTTGTACACTTCTAGTACCTCCTTGATGATGTATTTATTTTAGTACTAAAAATCATCTGTATCTAACTGGATGGGTTGCTGTTTTGTTGGTGTTCTAAACCATGAACTTTGAAGATTAAGATTGAAGTTCTAGAATTTCTGATAAAAAAGGGCAACCACAGAGGAAGAGCTAAATTAGCACAAAAAAGAGCAAGATTTCTGTATATATGAAGATGTACTGTTATCTGATGTGCTTTTTTCCTATCTAGGCACAAGAAGCCAAGAAAATGAAGCTGCTGCTAAAAAGAAAGAAGGCTGAAAGTATGCGTTTATTAGAAATGGAAAAGAGACAAAAGCAGCGTGTGGAGGAAATGAGAGAAACTCAAAAGAAGGTATGGCAACTTGGCCTCTTCTGTTGTCTATTTCGTGGCTTTTTGCAGCCTCTTTATCTTATATTTCTTTGTGTCCCTCTTCCATGCCACTTATGATCCCCCTGTATTAATTTGTGATTATAGTATATTTGGATTTTTCTACTGTTTAACCTATCAGATGTTTCTTTATAGGACGTAGAGAATATGAACTTGAAGGAACAGATACGATCTGAAGTTCGAAAGGAACTCAGTAAGCTTGAAATGACATGCCATGATATGGCTTCGGTGTTGCATGGATTGGGAATCACTGTTGGCAATGGCACTAGTCATGAGGTTTGGTTACGCTCAGTCTCTAAATATCTTCCatcttcttaattttaaattacCTAATTCTACTGAACGCAAATAATTCCAGGGAACATACTTTTATGAAACATTGGCATTCTTGTTTTGCTCTTGCCCTGATTTATGATTGGTGACCTCTCTTGTTCTTAGCAATCATATGATCCTTTTGTTCTGGTCTTGTTTAAGAGAAGTTTAGTTGAAACATAAATGATAGATTGTAAGTCCCTTAAAAATCTGCTTCTTCTACAGACGAGCAACTTAGATAATCTGATTGCATTAAGTTTGTGCAGAAAACTCAGCTAAATTAGCATTTTACAAAGTGCTCAGCTAGTATGTCTTACATTCTTGCAAATGCAAGATCTCAAATCTGTGTATTAGATCAGCTATTATTCCTTTTTAGTGTTTTGGTTAGCTTTCTGATTATGTTCCCATTTTTTTCTCTCCCCCAATATTGTCTCATCTTATATTGTATTGGCTGTTGTTAGCCTGTGTTGAGACTCAGTTCTCAGATCCACACTCATATTTCAACATGCCACTTGTTAAGGAAAGCTAGTTGTCAGGACATGCAgcacatttctcatttcttgtTTTTACCTAGGATTTTGGGAGTTGTCTTACTATCTTCTCTGTATGACcgtctctttcttctatttctattcGTGAAGTGTTAGTCACAGTTAGAGGAATAACACAAGAGACATTTCTTACAATAAATTCTTGTTTCAGGTTCGCGTTGCTTACAAAAAAGCCTTGCTGAAATTTCATCCGGATAGAGCTTCACAATCTGATTTACAACAGCAAGTTGAAGCTGAGGAGAAATTTAAGCTCATTTCTCGAATGAAGGATAAATACTTACCATCTTTATGACAATGACATAGGACATAAATGTAGTTTTTTCTCAGGGAAGATATTATATTTTAGGATGGAAATTTTGTGTATAGGCCTTCAATGCTTGAACTTTTCCCATCACATGGAAAGCTGGACTCAAATGCAGAAAGGTTTTTTATATCCAGGTTTAGTTTTGTTcatttctttttggtttttgttaatgtaattttgtttttccatGGTTGAGATGGCTTTCAGGAATTGCTCAACAAAGGctgtaattttttcaattttttttttaaaaattcattggTCACTGGTTATGTGACTAGTTGATTTTAAGGTCAAGTTTACATTCGTCGTGTTTTTTACCAAGGTGAcacttatttattttgagatgGATGGAGTAGCTGAATTTTAATCTTCAAATAGTTCATTTTCAATggatttttattgtaaaagaTTCTTTTGCTCATAAAAGATTGTTGAACTCAATAGACATTTCACATAAATACATAGTTTTATTTGCTTGGACAAATATAAGTACAATTATACTTCAGATTAAACCAATAATCAATCCCACTTCATCTTTATACACATCTTAAATCTTGTGAAGAATGACTTTAACTCCATGCTGTGGACGAAGCATAAAAAGCTGAGCAGGAGAGTGAACATAAGTTGGTGAAATCGTGAACATATAACGTTGTAGAATCATCGGCAATTTTGCTTCCGTCATTGCAAAGTTCAAGGCTAAACAAGTTCGAGGTCCATAACCAAATGGCAAGTATGCTACTGGATTGTTGTTTGTAGCTTTAACAACTCCTTCAACAAATCTATCTGGTTTGAAAAAATGAACGTCTTCTCCCCATATTTTACGATCATGTTGAACTGCTAATGGTGATGTATAGAAATGCATTTCAGGTGGTAAACTTAGCTTTTCCTAGCTCAACTTTCCTTTTCATGAATGGTACCGGAGGGTACAATCTTAGAGATTCATCAAGAATCATGTTCATCTACATTGAtcaaaaaatgttgaaaagtgttacgtaataaaataaaagtattgAAATTGATAATAAACAAATGCTAACAATTTTCAGTCTTGATAGGTATGAGCAACGACTAATGTTGCTAGTAAAACATAGTATAAGTGGCGACTAATGTTAACACTAAAACATATTATTAGTGGCGACTGTTTTAGGTTTTAGCGGCGACTACTGTTGCCACTAAAACATAGTATTACTGGCGATTAATTTAGATATTAGCGGCGACAAATGTTCCCACTAAAACATATTTTAGTGGCGACTGTTTTACGTTTTAGCGGCGACTATTGTTGCCACTAAAACTAGTATTAGTGGCGACTATTTTAGGTATTAGGGGCGACTAATGTTGCGACTAAAACATAGTATTAGTGGCGACTATTATAAGTATTAGCAGTGACTGTAATAAGTATTAGCAGCGACTAATGTTGCCAAAACTATTATTAGTGGCGACTATAATAAGTATTAGCGGCGACTATTGTTGATACATAGTATTAGTGGCGACTATTATAAGTGTTAGCGGCGACTAATGTTGCCAATAAAACATAGTATTAGTGACGACTATTATAAGTGTTAGCGGCGACTAATGTTGCcactaaaacataatattagTGATGACTATTATAAGTATTAGCTCCCACTAATGTTGCCACTAAAACATAGTATTAGTGGCGACTATTATAAGTGTTAGCGGCGACTAGTGTTGCCACTAAAACATAGTATTAGTGGCGACCATTATAAGTGTGGTCCTAGCTATTATACTATGAAATCAATAatggtacatttgtataatatttGGTGTTTATGCAAGTAAATTTAACATTTGAAATATGTCTCTTATGAAGATACACTTATATTGGATTAGATTCAGAttcattatatcaaaatcagtaTGTCTACCTTCATAAGATAGGGGATAGGGGTAACTAGATTTTCTATCTCCTAATGTCATTTTCATAAAGTTGGTAAGTATTTATCCTTCATTTGAGAAATAAGCTTAAAAGTCTCCTCAGCTTCAACTTGCTGTCATATATCAGATCGTGAAGATCTATCTGGATGAAATTTCAGCAATGCTTTTTTGTAAGCAACGCGAACCTGAAACAAGATCTTACTCTTAAGTAACACTTAACAAAGATGAAAGATATTTAGAGACTGAGCGTAAACAAACCTCATGACTAGTACCATCACCAACAGTGATTCCCAATCCACACAACACCGAAGCCATATCATGGCATGTCATTTCAAGCTATTATTCCTTTTTAGTGTTTTGGTTCGCTTTCTGATTGTGTTCCCATTTTTTTCTCTCCCAATATTGTCTCGTCTTATATTGTGCTGGCTGTTGTTAACCTGTGTTGAGACTCGACTCTCACATCCACACTCATATTTCAACATGCCACTTATTTAGGAAAGCTAGTTGTCAGGACATGCAGCCACTTTTCTCATTTCTTGTTTTTACCTAGGATTTTTGGAGTTGTCTTACTATCTTCTCCGTATGACCGTCTCTTTCTTCTATTACTATTCGTGAAGTGTTAGTAACAGTTGAGGGATATAACACAAGAGACATTACTTACAATAAATTCTTGTTTCAGGTGCGCGTTGCTTACAAAAAAGCCTTGCTGAAATTTCACCCGGATAGAGCTTCACGATCTGATTTACAACAGCAAGTTGAAGCTGAGGAGAAATTTAAGCTCATTTCTCGAATGAAGGATAAATACTTACCAACTTTATGAAAATGACATAGGACATAAATGTAGTTTTTTCTCAGGGAAGATATTATATTTTAGGATGGAAATTTTGTGTATAGGCCTTCAATGCTTGAACTTTTCCCATCTTATGGAAAACTGGACTAAAATGCAGAAAAGTTTTTTATATCCAGGTTTAGTTTTgctcatttctttatgtttttcgtTAATGTAATTTTGTTCTTCCATTGTTGAGATGGCTTTCAGGAATTGCTCAACCAAGGctgtaattttttcaatttttttttttttaaatcattggTCACTGGTTATGTGACTTTAGTTGATTTTAAGGTCAAGTTTATATTCGTCGTGATTTTTACCAAGGTGACACTTCCATTGAAATGGATGGAGTAGCTGAATTTTAATCTTTAAATAGTTCATATTCAATggatttttattgtaaaagaTTCTTTTGCTCATAAAAGATTGTTGAACACAATAGACATTTCAAATAAATACATAGTTTTATTTGCTTGGACAAATATAAGTACAATTATACTTCAGTTTAAACTCAATCCCACTCCATCTTTATATACATCTTAAATCTTGTGAAGAATGACTTTAACTCCATGCTGTGGACGAAGCATAAAAAGATCAGCAGGAGAGTGAACATAAGTTGGTGAAATCGTAAACATATAATGTTGTAGGATCATCGAAAGAGTAATTTTTGCTTCTGTCATTGCAAAGTTCAAGCCTAAACAAGTTCGAGGTCCATAGCCAAATGGCAAGTATGCTACTGGATTGTTGTTTGAAGCTTTAACTACTCCTTCAGCAAATCTGTCTGGTTTGAAAACATGAACGTCTTCTCCCCATATTTTACAATCATGTTGAACTGCTAATGCTGATATATAGAAATGCATTTCAGGTGGTAAAGTTAGCTTTCCTAGCTCAACTTTCTTGTCAACTTTCCTTTTTATGAATGGCACTGGAGGGTACAATCTTAGAGATTCATCAAGAATCATGTTCATCTACATTGATCAAAGAATGTTGAAAACTGTTACGTAATTGAATAGAAGTATTGAAACCGATAATAAACAATTGCTTACAATTTTCAGTCTTGATAGGCCATCTGCATTAGGAACTTTGTGGCCAAATGATTCAACAACTTCTTTTCTTGCTCTTTCTTGCCACTTCTTGTTTGTAGCTAGCAAGAAGATTGTCCATCCAAGCAAAATATTTGTCGTCTCGTGACCAGCAAAATAAAATGTCTTGCACTCATCAATGATATCGTCTATCGATATTCTGTTATCTTGATAAGCCTCTAGGAGTTTTCCAAGGAAATCACTTCCAAAGTTATGGTCTTCACCAatcttttcctcttctcttttctttattattcgAGTAATGCAGTCATGTATGCCCTGCTCGAGTTTCTCTGACTCTATTTCATCATAGCTTTTCCAAATTTGACTACACGAGATGTAACAAGTATGTTGGCTTAACAGATCAAACGTTGTTGATAAGCTAAACTCGTGGAGGAAGGGACTTACCTGATGCCTGGAAACCTAACTTTGTTAGCATTTCCGGAAACTAGTGAAGCTAACTTCATTAGCATCTCAAATATGTTCTTTCCTTCTGAGTAACTACTTCCAAAAGCAGTCCTGGAAATGATTTCTGATGTTAATAGCCTAAACTCTTCAAACACTTCAATTTCTTTATCTTCATAAATCTTCCAACGTTCAAGCATTGTCTCAcaactcataatcatcatcGGAATCATACTCTACAATCACAAACATTATCGAAAAAATTAGCACTAGAGGAAGCAGAGGAACTTCCTTACCAAAAAACTGCACAAAATTCTTACTTTTAGGCTTTCTCCATGAAAAACATGGTTGGCTAGTTTCCTCATTTTTACCCATTTTTCGCCTTTAGATGATGCAACCCCGTCTCCAAAAAGCTTCTTGGGAAAACCTTCAAGATCCATTTTGGGATAATTGTTGTTTCTATTGCTCAGTATTTCTTTGAGAAGTTCTGGTTCAGTCACTACTAGTTCAGGTTGCAGTCCATACCAGTAGAGAAAATTTGGCCCTATAGTTAAGTGACATTAGAAACAGAGAAAATACAAactaaataaaacaagaaaatgtGTTATAATCATTTAAATTTACCATatagtttcttccaagaaaatataTGAGGTAGAACTCTTGGAAATATGTCATGTGACGAGTGATCCATGGCTTTGTTTATGGActcttttttaatttcaaaaatctctTTGAAGTTTCCATGTAGGAACTTGTAAGAAGGACCTTGTATACCTTGAGATCTCATCATAAATTGTACATGAAATGGAGTCCACAATAGCTTCTTAACGATCCTAACGAGGATAACtaacaaagaaatgaaaagaaaactCGCGAGAAtgattatcatcatcatcatcatatgaATGATGTTCGCGGTTTTCTTTTATGAATCAAGATATTGAATGGACCTGAGAGTTCAAGGTTATGGTTTTTCGCCTTTTTCTAATGTATGGCCTAAGGTTGAGAATATTAGCTTGAATTAAAAGACAAACAAATACAGATATTGGTTTTGGCTTCATCAATAGCAATTCAAACCACCATTCTTGTTTTTGCTCTTGACAAAGACCTCAATGAATAGACGGTGTGGCCCATGAAAGTTTGGGTGTCGAGCAACGTCTACAATGGATCATATCATGCTAAACTGGTGTACAATAATTCCAtcttataaaaatgaaattgcAAGTGAGAAGTCTCAATCTGTGTACTgtttttctcttaaaatattatcaatttttCATATCTTATGTATTGCTGATGGTCATTCCTTTATCTTTATTATGTATGTCTTCTATTATAAGGATTATAATAAATGCCATGATTATATGGAATCAATATTGGTATATAATAATGGCTGCTTATGCAAGTGTACTGGTCCCAGCTATTATACTATGAAATCAATAatggtacatttgtataatatttGGTGCTTATGCAAGTAAATTTAACTTTTGAAATATGTCTCTTATGAAGATACACTTATATTGGATTAGATTCAGATTCATTATATCGGAAACAATCTATCTACCTTCACAAGATAGGGGTAACTAGATTTTCTATCGACTAATGTCATTGTCGTAAAGTTGGTAAGTATTTGTCCTTCATTTGAGAAATAAGCTTAAATGTCTCCTCAGCTTCAACTTGCTGTCGTATATCAGATCGTGAAGATCTATCTGGGTGAAATTTCAGCAATGCTTTTTTGTATGCAACGCGAACCTGAAACAAGATCTTACTCTTAAGTAACACTTAAACAAAGATGGAAGATATTTAGAGACTGATCAGCGTAAACAAACCTCATGACTAGTACCATCACCAACAGTGATTCCCAATCCACACAACACCGAAGCCATATCATGGCATGTCATTTCAAGCTTACTGAGTTCCTTCCAAACTTCAAATCGTATCTGTTCCTTCAAATTCGTATTCTCCACATCCTAAAGAGATTCGTCAGATTGTTTAAAATAGTAGGAAAAATCCAAATATGGTATAAACACAGAATAACACAGAGGTAGTATAAGTGGCATGGAAGAGATacacaaagaaaaatataagataAATAGGCTGCAAAAAGCCGCGAAATAGATGACAGAAGAGGCCAAGTTGTTATACCTTCTTTTGAGTTTCTCTCATTTCCTCCACGCGCTGCATTTGTCTCTTCTCAATTTCTAATAAACGCATACTTTCAGCCTTCTTTCTTCTCAACATCAGCTTCAACTTCTTGGCTTCTTCTGCCTGAATAGGTAAAAGCATATCAGATAACAGTAAATCTTACTTTCGTTTGGCTAATTTTAGCTTTTCCTCTGTAATTAGGCCCATGTGTCATATATTTACATGGTATTAGAGTCAGGTTCATTCCTGTTTGGGCTCCTGGTCCATGCTCCAGTTCGGCCTGCTGGGCATGAAGAGCGGGAATGGACTAGTGCTTATATACTTAGgcaatcctcccctcatgaCTTTTGGGGATTAAGTTACAGATTCGAGCCTTGAGCCATGCGAACTAAGTATGATATTTAAGACGAGGAAGGTAGAAGGACATTCCCATTATTGCAGAGTTTTGAAGGAGCTACTGTTGGTCCTAAACGTTGGCTCAAACAGATCTCTCGGcatcaaatacaaataataaataaataaataaccaGAATAGggtcatatatataaattgattttctaATTTATGAGCATGAAAGGGAGAGAAGGTTTCATTGACCTTAAAGAAAGGGATCTAACTATCTCTTACAATCTTACTCTCTACATCCTGGCTGCAATAATTCCGATACCCCTGGAGCGTATAAGCTCCAACGAGGCAAACAAAGtagaaaacaacaacaacatatccaatgtaatcccacaagtggagtaTGGGGAAAGTAGTGTGTACGcacccctaccttgtgaaggtagagagattgtttctaaTAGACTCTCGGCTCAATAAATCAAAAGTAGAGAACATCAACAGTCAAATTATCAACAGGTTACAGTCTAATGAACACCGAAAACATAACAGGAAACCAAAATTTAACAGTACAAAGTACACCTGAATCGCCAACGCTTTTTGCCTAGACGCCAATTCTTCCGCTAATGCCTTTTTGTATTCAGACGTCTCTTTGATCCTTTCTCTTTGAGTAGTAATACAATTATCATTgctttcatcatcatcatcatcatcatcgatGAAGATTATGTCACCTCGAAACTTCTTAGGTGTCGATTCAGGgacatcaataaaaataacattactAAAACTTTCACTGAACTCAACATCAATCAGAATAACATGATCAGCTCCTTCACCATCATTGCACCTCCTCAACATCTTTGTTCCGGTATCAGCTCAGATGGTAAGCACCCTCAATTCCAACCTAAAGGTTGTGAGTTCGAGTCAGAAGCAAAaaggtgggagctcctaggacggattaaaaaaatcacaaaaatgagTTTTACAAtctattttctcatttatttgttGATCAATATTTGAAGTTAATTAGTGAGAGATTAATGTAAATGATGGTCTTGGTAAGTGTAAACAACACCCTCCTCTGCTAGTTAATAAGAGATTATtagtaaaacataaaataattcaGGTTTTAGTTTTACATTTGGAAATCCTATAATTCAATTTCTATGTAAAAAGAATtgtattaacaaaaaaaataatgaaatagatgacttatttatatattattatatttaataattgaaatatatatttgtaaagaTGTTGACAGTCCCTTTGACTTCCAAATTtatctttctatatttttcacataaaaGCATaaactttattaaaaaaaaagatctgTTATTGTCTGAAAACAATAATCTTTAAAgtatatcatataaaaattattttttttatttttaaaaatatgatattcaaATGAGAATATtagtgaagaaaaaataatcaaataatatatttttttaatattgatgaTAGTGTATTAAATATActatcaagaaattaaaataaagaaaactatcTCCAACAAATTTTGTGTTATGAAGTTAgatatgaacaaatatttttttatgtgctTAATTTTAGAATTGGATGATTtgtatataatagaaataaataaatgttattttacaagttcaaaattagaaaataattgataaaatgtATCGAAAAATATCTTATGGaattagaatttgtataatagaattaactttatttttgttatcatCAACTTACTCTTGTCATTGTCCACTGTCTTTATAACCTAAATTCCACACTAGTCGAGTTTTTGATCCTGACGTAGTTAGTATGAAATCGGTAAATTTTGTAATAAATGGTTGTGGACAAGTGATAAATTTTGTTGGGCAACTGCTACTGAATTCGATAAATTTTGTTTGGGGGTTGATACTGAACCTGGTAAATTTTGGTGGAGAACTACTAAATTTTGGGGGGGGAATTGCTACCGAAGGTATTAAATTTTATTGGGCAACTGATACTGAACCTGGTAGATGTTGCTGGAAAACTGGTACTGAACCTGGTAGATCTTGCTGGGCaactattaaattttgttgCGGAACAGTTACCAAAACTGGTAAATTTTGCTGGAAAACAGGTATTGTACCTGGTAGATTTTGGCGGGGAACTGATATTGAACCTGGTGAATTTTGGTGGGGAATGGCTACCGAAACTGGTAAATTTTGGTGGGCGATTGATACTGAACCTGGTAAACTTTTGTTGGGAATTGCTACTGAATTTGGTCAATTTTGCGGGGCGATTGCTGATGAATCTAGTTGATTTTGGGTGGGAACTGATACCGAAGGTGGTAAATTTTGGTGAGGAATTGCTATCAAAGCTGTTAAATATTTGTTGGCAACTGATACTGAACCTGGTAAATTTAGGCCGGGAACTGGTAAATTTTGGTGGGGAACTGCTAATGAAACTGATAAATTTTGGTGGACTAGTGTTAGTGTGGCTCAAAATTTTCACTTGGCAAGTGCTACTGACGGTTAAGAATTTTGGTTGGCAAGTGCTAGTTACGCTGAAAAGATTCAGCAGGCAAGCATTAGTGATACTGGAGGATTTTTGTGGGCAAGCACTTGTGAATTGGTTTGAAAGGATCAATCACTGGTTTCACGTAGCTTTACCCTATCTTATAACTATCGCGTTGTTTATATCTCTCTTCGTATATTATTGCTACTGCCAAAGAAGATTACTGCTCAAGGTGATGGTAACTTTgtagtaaaattatttgtataGTAGATGTTTTTACTGTGTCGGAGTGGGTTAGAGTCTACCATTGGTTAGGGAATGGACTGGTAGTTTACTTATACGGACTTGAAAAATTCTCCTCTCATTAGCTATAATGTAATGGATATAGAAGTAAACATCACGTGCGGCGTGTGGtaatatgttattttcatgtCATGTGTCgttcttaaatgtgaaaatatcaGGTGAGCGTTATGCTACAAGTTTGGTTTGTATTTGTCTGGACAATTGCTATAGATTAAGATTGAAGTT
The DNA window shown above is from Solanum stenotomum isolate F172 chromosome 6, ASM1918654v1, whole genome shotgun sequence and carries:
- the LOC125867563 gene encoding cytochrome P450 CYP749A22-like produces the protein MMMMMIIILASFLFISLLVILVRIVKKLLWTPFHVQFMMRSQGIQGPSYKFLHGNFKEIFEIKKESINKAMDHSSHDIFPRVLPHIFSWKKLYGPNFLYWYGLQPELVVTEPELLKEILSNRNNNYPKMDLEGFPKKLFGDGVASSKGEKWVKMRKLANHVFHGESLKSMIPMMIMSCETMLERWKIYEDKEIEVFEEFRLLTSEIISRTAFGSSYSEGKNIFEMLMKLASLVSGNANKVRFPGISQIWKSYDEIESEKLEQGIHDCITRIIKKREEEKIGEDHNFGSDFLGKLLEAYQDNRISIDDIIDECKTFYFAGHETTNILLGWTIFLLATNKKWQERARKEVVESFGHKVPNADGLSRLKIMNMILDESLRLYPPVPFIKRKVDKKVELGKLTLPPEMHFYISALAVQHDCKIWGEDVHVFKPDRFAEGVVKASNNNPVAYLPFGYGPRTCLGLNFAMTEAKITLSMILQHYMFTISPTYVHSPADLFMLRPQHGVKVILHKI
- the LOC125868924 gene encoding uncharacterized protein LOC125868924, which translates into the protein MLLPIQAEEAKKLKLMLRRKKAESMRLLEIEKRQMQRVEEMRETQKKDVENTNLKEQIRFEVWKELSKLEMTCHDMASVLCGLGITVGDGTSHEVRVAYKKALLKFHPDRSSRSDIRQQVEAEETFKLISQMKDKYLPTLRQ